A stretch of Cucumis sativus cultivar 9930 chromosome 2, Cucumber_9930_V3, whole genome shotgun sequence DNA encodes these proteins:
- the LOC101215325 gene encoding probable serine/threonine-protein kinase PBL17 isoform X2: MARESSSGPERTTSGCSMVNKHIDVLRETPAYSDVEIFAYEEMKLATKNFRPDLILGEGGFGVVYKGFIDENIRPGFKTMQVAIKELNREGFQGDREWLAEVNSLGQLSHPNLVKLIGYCCEDEYRILVYEYMASGSLEKHLFRRVGSSLSWARRIKIALDAARGLAFLHGAETPIIYRDFKTSNILLDADFNAKLSDFGLAKEGPMGDQTHVSTRVMGTYGYAAPEYVMTGHLTARSDVYGFGVVLLEMLIGRRVMDKTRPSREYNLVEWARPLLNHNKKLLKILDPRLEGQYSNKAAMKVANLTYQCLSQNPKGRPLMSQVVEMLEGFQSKEDTLPSEVRGGQILYQHTSDSTQ, translated from the exons aTGGCTCGTGAATCTTCTTCTGGACCAGAGAGAACCACAAGTGGGTGTTCCATGGTTAATAAGCATATTGATGTTCTCCGCGAAACCCCTGCTTATAGtgatgttgaaatttttgcaTATGAGGAGATGAAGTTGGCCACAAAGAATTTTCGGCCAGATCTAATTCTAGGAGAGGGTGGTTTTGGAGTTGTATACAAAGGATTTATTGATGAAAACATAAGACCAGGTTTTAAGACGATGCAGGTTGCCATTAAGGAGCTAAATCGTGAAGGTTTCCAAGGTGACAGGGAATGGCTG GCAGAAGTTAACTCTCTGGGGCAACTTAGTCACCCTAATCTTGTGAAGCTAATTGGTTATTGCTGTGAGGATGAATACAGGATATTAGTGTATGAGTATATGGCTAGTGGGAGCTTGGAGAAACACCTTTTCCGCA GAGTGGGTAGTTCACTGAGTTGGGcgagaagaataaaaattgcattagatgcTGCAAGGGGACTTGCGTTTCTTCATGGTGCAGAAACACCTATCATCTATCGTGATTTCAAGACATCAAATATCTTGCTTGATGCA GACTTCAACGCGAAGCTTTCAGATTTTGGCCTTGCCAAAGAAGGACCTATGGGAGATCAAACTCACGTGTCAACAAGAGTGATGGGTACATATGGATATGCTGCTCCTGAATATGTAATGACGG GACATTTAACTGCCCGAAGTGATGTCTATGGATTTGGGGTGGTTCTACTTGAGATGCTTATTGGGAGGAGAGTAATGGACAAGACCAGACCGAGTCGGGAGTACAACCTGGTTGAGTGGGCTCGTCCACTCTTGAATCACAACAAGAAACTTTTGAAGATATTGGATCCTAGACTAGAAGGacaatattcaaataaagCTGCAATGAAGGTTGCTAATTTGACTTATCAATGTTTGAGCCAAAATCCAAAAGGCAGACCCCTAATGAGCCAGGTGGTAGAAATGCTGGAGGGCTTTCAAAGTAAGGAAGATACGCTTCCCAGTGAAGTCCGTGGCGGTCAAATTCTCTATCAGCACACATCTGACAGTACACAATAG
- the LOC101215325 gene encoding probable serine/threonine-protein kinase PBL17 isoform X1 produces MGICLSGEAKGDRLRGSSRRNSEMARESSSGPERTTSGCSMVNKHIDVLRETPAYSDVEIFAYEEMKLATKNFRPDLILGEGGFGVVYKGFIDENIRPGFKTMQVAIKELNREGFQGDREWLAEVNSLGQLSHPNLVKLIGYCCEDEYRILVYEYMASGSLEKHLFRRVGSSLSWARRIKIALDAARGLAFLHGAETPIIYRDFKTSNILLDADFNAKLSDFGLAKEGPMGDQTHVSTRVMGTYGYAAPEYVMTGHLTARSDVYGFGVVLLEMLIGRRVMDKTRPSREYNLVEWARPLLNHNKKLLKILDPRLEGQYSNKAAMKVANLTYQCLSQNPKGRPLMSQVVEMLEGFQSKEDTLPSEVRGGQILYQHTSDSTQ; encoded by the exons ATGGGTATTTGTTTGAGCGGTGAGGCAAAGGGTGACCGATTGAGGGGTTCGTCTAGAAGGAATTCAG agaTGGCTCGTGAATCTTCTTCTGGACCAGAGAGAACCACAAGTGGGTGTTCCATGGTTAATAAGCATATTGATGTTCTCCGCGAAACCCCTGCTTATAGtgatgttgaaatttttgcaTATGAGGAGATGAAGTTGGCCACAAAGAATTTTCGGCCAGATCTAATTCTAGGAGAGGGTGGTTTTGGAGTTGTATACAAAGGATTTATTGATGAAAACATAAGACCAGGTTTTAAGACGATGCAGGTTGCCATTAAGGAGCTAAATCGTGAAGGTTTCCAAGGTGACAGGGAATGGCTG GCAGAAGTTAACTCTCTGGGGCAACTTAGTCACCCTAATCTTGTGAAGCTAATTGGTTATTGCTGTGAGGATGAATACAGGATATTAGTGTATGAGTATATGGCTAGTGGGAGCTTGGAGAAACACCTTTTCCGCA GAGTGGGTAGTTCACTGAGTTGGGcgagaagaataaaaattgcattagatgcTGCAAGGGGACTTGCGTTTCTTCATGGTGCAGAAACACCTATCATCTATCGTGATTTCAAGACATCAAATATCTTGCTTGATGCA GACTTCAACGCGAAGCTTTCAGATTTTGGCCTTGCCAAAGAAGGACCTATGGGAGATCAAACTCACGTGTCAACAAGAGTGATGGGTACATATGGATATGCTGCTCCTGAATATGTAATGACGG GACATTTAACTGCCCGAAGTGATGTCTATGGATTTGGGGTGGTTCTACTTGAGATGCTTATTGGGAGGAGAGTAATGGACAAGACCAGACCGAGTCGGGAGTACAACCTGGTTGAGTGGGCTCGTCCACTCTTGAATCACAACAAGAAACTTTTGAAGATATTGGATCCTAGACTAGAAGGacaatattcaaataaagCTGCAATGAAGGTTGCTAATTTGACTTATCAATGTTTGAGCCAAAATCCAAAAGGCAGACCCCTAATGAGCCAGGTGGTAGAAATGCTGGAGGGCTTTCAAAGTAAGGAAGATACGCTTCCCAGTGAAGTCCGTGGCGGTCAAATTCTCTATCAGCACACATCTGACAGTACACAATAG